From Candidatus Dormiibacterota bacterium, a single genomic window includes:
- a CDS encoding UbiX family flavin prenyltransferase, which produces MRRIIVGISGASGSAYGYMALQALRAIGGVETHLVLSSASKRTIALETDMVPEDFEALADVVHRDDDLAAAISSGSFITDGMLVIPCSMKSASAIAYSMNSNLLVRAADVCLKERRRVVLIVRETPLHLGHLRTLAQLAEIGATILPPIPAMYANPTSVDDIIAHTVGKALDQFGIANELFKRWRSPEK; this is translated from the coding sequence ATGCGTCGCATTATCGTCGGTATTAGTGGAGCGAGCGGGAGTGCCTACGGCTACATGGCGCTCCAAGCATTACGAGCGATCGGAGGCGTCGAGACGCATCTGGTGCTGAGTTCCGCGTCGAAGCGCACGATCGCGCTTGAGACCGATATGGTTCCCGAGGATTTCGAGGCGCTTGCCGACGTCGTGCATCGCGACGACGATCTTGCGGCAGCGATCTCCAGCGGCTCGTTCATCACCGACGGCATGTTGGTGATCCCGTGCTCGATGAAGTCGGCCAGCGCGATAGCATATTCGATGAATTCGAACTTGCTCGTACGGGCGGCGGATGTGTGCCTGAAGGAGCGGCGGCGCGTGGTGCTGATCGTTCGCGAAACGCCGTTGCACCTGGGCCACCTGCGCACGCTCGCTCAACTCGCGGAAATCGGTGCGACGATTCTGCCGCCCATTCCCGCGATGTACGCAAACCCCACCAGCGTCGACGATATTATCGCGCACACGGTTGGGAAAGCGCTCGACCAGTTCGGCATCGCGAACGAACTCTTCAAGCGCTGGCGCTCGCCGGAGAAATAA
- a CDS encoding NTP transferase domain-containing protein has protein sequence MTTAVVLAGGPEDALAASQPGAANKAFVTVGGIALVERTLAALRASPSIGRIVVVAPERTHAHPALAMADDFRTDGKHIRESLRSGLAGLEPEAIVLVSTSDLPILSVSAVEDFVERARAADGDVGYGCVERRTHEARFPQIPHTWARFRNGTYCGAGLVAIKPRTLPHLERFIERLGAARKNPLALAGLFGWDVLLRYATGRLTVEQAEERASILLGAPARAIVSPFAECAVNVDRVSDIELARQLVQRA, from the coding sequence ATGACCACCGCGGTCGTGCTGGCCGGCGGCCCGGAAGACGCGTTAGCCGCATCGCAGCCGGGGGCCGCAAATAAGGCGTTCGTCACCGTAGGCGGCATCGCGCTGGTCGAGCGCACGCTGGCGGCACTGCGCGCCTCGCCGTCGATCGGCCGCATCGTCGTCGTCGCCCCGGAACGAACCCACGCTCACCCAGCCCTAGCAATGGCCGACGACTTTCGCACCGACGGCAAACACATTCGCGAGAGCCTGCGCAGCGGGCTGGCGGGGTTGGAGCCCGAGGCAATCGTTCTGGTAAGCACTTCGGATCTGCCGATCCTCTCCGTCTCGGCCGTCGAAGATTTCGTCGAGCGCGCGCGCGCGGCGGACGGCGACGTCGGATACGGATGCGTCGAGCGTCGCACCCACGAAGCGCGGTTTCCTCAAATTCCCCATACCTGGGCGCGTTTTCGCAACGGCACCTACTGCGGCGCGGGGCTCGTCGCGATCAAGCCGCGCACCCTGCCGCACCTCGAACGTTTTATCGAGCGCTTGGGCGCCGCCCGAAAGAATCCGCTGGCTTTGGCGGGCCTGTTCGGATGGGATGTCTTGCTGCGGTACGCTACCGGTCGTTTGACGGTCGAGCAAGCCGAGGAGCGGGCCTCGATACTGCTCGGGGCCCCCGCGCGAGCGATCGTCTCGCCGTTTGCGGAGTGCGCCGTCAACGTCGATCGCGTCTCAGATATCGAACTCGCGCGGCAGCTCGTTCAACGCGCGTAA
- the ispE gene encoding 4-(cytidine 5'-diphospho)-2-C-methyl-D-erythritol kinase, translating into MPFVIDAPAKINLTLEILSRRKDGYHTLRSLMVPIAFGDTLRVEPSERFAFSCDDAALASEENLAARAVRALALSQPHAVHLAKRTPTQAGLGGGSSDAAAVLRAAMDGAFGMLGDRDYLAIARTLGSDVPFFLCGSGALVEGTGERVTAVGALPDWHLLIVKPPVAVSTRDAYARLDETSRPTRPRAGSASLRALEALQRGDFDALEALLTNDFHDPIASATPEVALTVEALLAAGATNALLCGSGSAVFSLAPEASAIAALADRLVVPEGYRQYRTRFAPTPGWRPA; encoded by the coding sequence GTGCCATTCGTCATCGACGCCCCCGCAAAAATCAACCTCACGCTCGAAATTCTCTCCCGCCGCAAGGACGGCTACCACACGCTTCGTTCGCTGATGGTGCCGATCGCATTCGGCGATACGCTGCGCGTCGAACCGAGCGAACGGTTTGCTTTTTCGTGCGACGACGCGGCGCTGGCGAGCGAAGAGAATCTGGCGGCGCGCGCCGTTCGCGCGCTCGCCCTTTCGCAGCCCCACGCCGTGCATCTCGCCAAACGCACCCCCACTCAGGCCGGCCTCGGCGGCGGATCGAGCGACGCGGCGGCCGTTCTGCGAGCGGCGATGGACGGCGCGTTCGGTATGCTGGGCGACCGGGATTATCTGGCGATCGCACGCACGCTCGGTTCCGACGTGCCGTTTTTCCTCTGCGGAAGCGGGGCTCTGGTCGAAGGCACGGGCGAACGCGTCACCGCCGTCGGCGCGCTTCCCGATTGGCATCTGCTGATCGTCAAGCCGCCCGTTGCGGTCTCTACCCGCGATGCGTACGCTCGGCTGGATGAGACCTCGCGCCCCACGCGGCCGCGGGCCGGCTCGGCGAGTCTTCGCGCGCTTGAGGCGCTCCAGCGCGGCGACTTCGACGCGCTCGAAGCCCTCCTGACGAACGATTTTCACGATCCGATCGCAAGTGCCACGCCCGAGGTCGCTCTCACCGTCGAAGCGTTGCTCGCTGCGGGGGCAACCAACGCCCTCCTCTGCGGCTCCGGTTCGGCCGTCTTTAGCCTGGCGCCCGAGGCCTCCGCCATCGCCGCGCTCGCAGATCGGCTCGTCGTGCCTGAAGGCTACCGGCAATACCGGACCCGGTTCGCGCCCACGCCCGGATGGAGGCCGGCATGA
- a CDS encoding PD-(D/E)XK nuclease family protein — translation MPISVQARAFVDDVLAWLSHSDDARLMRAIRSPYSAIPHDAAAAYAALAPRIGPLFDALAGGRLALPVAERDAVLTFVERLRALSHNAPEGDVATLRDAVVTAFALEEDPSAQPQAESELRLSLQESQSADPRAGIRARQQHFSASALNAFAECPRKWYYRYVCAAVEDPGSSASFYGTAFHLALEHFHEEFARPGDADEALMRERIVAYVDRAFEQHRDDFDSAIEVELQLRRAQRTAQRYVDWLVAQSRRAPFTVIGRELPANLDLGGHAFVGFIDRLDRDDGTGNVSVIDYKTGAIAATAGEYLDKVRAFKDFQLPFYYWARTEQGDRVTRLALLPLKDAMLDVEPVVLEVVPVPTAQARRSEATVGTIGIDVLERARTRMIEICTELTSGSIESFAVTTDPSACTYCAYKLACSQRPHAEREKFGR, via the coding sequence GTGCCCATATCCGTCCAGGCTCGCGCCTTCGTCGACGACGTCCTCGCCTGGCTCAGCCATTCCGACGACGCTCGCCTCATGCGCGCGATCCGCTCGCCTTACTCCGCCATTCCACACGATGCCGCCGCCGCATACGCCGCGCTGGCGCCGCGCATCGGGCCGCTGTTCGATGCCCTTGCGGGCGGGCGGCTCGCCCTGCCGGTCGCCGAGCGCGACGCGGTTTTGACGTTTGTGGAACGCTTGCGCGCGTTATCTCACAACGCGCCGGAGGGCGACGTGGCGACGTTGCGCGATGCGGTCGTTACAGCTTTCGCACTCGAGGAGGACCCTTCGGCCCAGCCGCAAGCGGAGTCCGAGCTGCGCCTTTCCCTACAAGAGTCGCAATCGGCCGATCCGCGCGCGGGCATTCGCGCGCGGCAACAACACTTCAGCGCCTCCGCTCTCAACGCGTTTGCGGAGTGCCCGCGCAAGTGGTACTACCGTTACGTCTGCGCCGCGGTCGAAGACCCGGGATCGTCCGCATCGTTCTACGGCACCGCTTTCCACCTGGCCCTCGAGCATTTTCACGAAGAGTTCGCGCGCCCGGGCGATGCGGACGAGGCGCTGATGCGAGAGCGCATCGTCGCGTACGTCGATCGCGCATTCGAGCAACACCGCGACGATTTCGATAGCGCGATCGAGGTCGAGCTGCAATTGCGCCGAGCGCAGCGCACGGCTCAACGGTACGTCGACTGGCTCGTCGCGCAGAGCCGCCGCGCGCCGTTCACCGTCATCGGGCGAGAGTTGCCGGCTAATCTCGATCTCGGCGGCCATGCATTCGTCGGTTTCATCGATCGTCTCGATCGCGACGATGGGACCGGTAACGTGAGCGTCATCGATTACAAGACCGGCGCCATCGCCGCGACCGCCGGCGAATATCTCGACAAGGTGCGTGCGTTCAAAGATTTTCAATTGCCGTTTTACTATTGGGCGCGCACCGAGCAAGGCGATCGCGTAACGCGTCTCGCACTTCTTCCGCTAAAAGACGCGATGCTCGACGTCGAGCCGGTCGTCCTCGAGGTCGTGCCGGTTCCTACCGCGCAAGCGCGCCGTAGCGAAGCCACGGTCGGGACGATCGGCATCGACGTGCTCGAACGCGCGCGAACGCGGATGATCGAGATTTGCACGGAACTCACCAGCGGCTCGATCGAATCGTTCGCGGTTACGACGGATCCTTCGGCCTGCACGTATTGCGCGTATAAACTCGCTTGCTCGCAACGCCCCCACGCGGAACGAGAGAAATTCGGACGATGA